The Phycisphaerales bacterium genome segment TTGACAAGTACCTGTTCTCGACGCGCCCTGAGCTGCTCAAGGGGCTTGCGCCGCTCTTTGCCGAGCGCATCCGCGCGGTCGAGCAGCGGCTGAACAAGAAGGTGGACCGCCTCGCGGGCGCCGAGCTCGGCGGCATCCCGCTGGTCACGATTTCATCGCTGGAGACCGGGCTGCCCTGCCTCTTTGTGCGCAACAAGAAGAAGGACTACGGCACCAGCAAGCAGCTGGAGGGCGTGCTGAACAAGGGCGACCGCGTGGTGCTGGTCGAGGACGTGGCGACCACCGGCGGGCAGGCGCTGGAGGCGGTGTCGGTGCTGCGGGACCTGGGCGCGGAGGTGCTCGCGGTGATTGCAACCATCGATCGCCTCGAAGGTGCCCGCGAGAACGTCGAGAGCGCCGGGCTGGTGTTCGACTCGCTGTTCACGAAGGCCGAGCTGGGAGTTTGACACGACGCCGGGACTGAGGCGTCCTCGCCGAAGTCCCGGGTTGTGCGCGACTCGCCGCGCCCGGAAGGCCACGGCCAATCCGGGACTTCGCCCAGAGCGGCTCAGTCCCGGCGTCGTGAAGCAGTCACTCCGCCCGCTTGAACAGGTCCAGGAACCGGTCCTCGTACTGCTTGAACGCACCCAGCCTGTCGAGCTCGTCCTTAAGCCGCATCGCGCGCCCGCGGTCTTTGCGGGCCTCCACGAACATCTGCTCGATGCGGTTCTTGGTCGAGAAGTCCAGCAGCTTGGGCTCGCGCTCGGCGCCGCCGCGTTCGACGGGGTCGCCGCGGCGTTCGGGCGCGTCCTTCACCGGCTCGGGCTTTTCGATGATCCCGGTCGCCTCGCCGCCCTCCTCGATCTCGGGCTCTTCGTCGTCCTCGATCTCCTCGAGCTCGACGCCGCGCTCGGTCTGCTTCATCCGCTCCATCAGCTCGACGAGGGCTTCCTCCACGGCCTTGGCATGGCCGTTGAGCTCGTCCATGTCGATGCTGACGCCGCCGAGGACGTTGAACACGTCCAGCACCGCGGACGCGGCCTTTGGGTTGGGCACGGCGGCTGCAAAGAACGGGATCTCACCCAGCAGGCACATGCCGGAAATCCCGAGCTGGCTCGCGGCCCCCAGGATCACGCCGTTGAGGCCGCCGATCTGGCCGTCCTCGAGCGTGCGGACCTCCAGCCGCTTGAGCTCGTCGAGCATCGCCTGGTCCGTTGCAGCTCCCACGACCCGCGGCTCGCTCGAGGGGTGCAGCTGCGACGCGAGCGACGCGAACGTGATCACCCGCTCGATGTTCAGCTCGGCCGCGCGATCCAGCAGCTCGTGCGCGAAGGAGTACGTCCCCGAGGTCGGCTGTGCCTCGCCCAGGAACACGTACAGGTCGCGCCCGCCCTGCACCGGGTTCTTCCACTTGTAGATCACGCTCCGCGGCATGTGGGGCGGGACGATCACGCCTTCCTTCACGGTCACCTGCTGGATGTCGAAGTGCCCGCGGGGGAATAACTCCGCGACGGGTCGCATCTCGAGTTCCTGCACGAGGTACCCCGCCGCGATTACGGCGACGTTCCCCATGCCGGGCCACGCCGCGACCATCCAGGGGCGCGGGCCCTCGGGCTTCTTCTTGCGTGGCGTTGTTTCGGGCTTCTTGGCCATATCACCCATGGATTCGGCAAACGTTGGGCCACCGATTTCGGCCCTGGCGGGCCAGGGAACGCTGCCACCCGGGCTCGCGTGCCCCTGCGCTTGTCAGATTGGCAGCCGAGGGTCAACGGAGGGTGAAAGGCGTTCGGGTGCATGCGAACTTCCACGCTCACCCGGATCGCAGGGGTGGAGCTCCGCCTTCGTCGGCACCACCCGACAGGGGACCTGTCGCAGGTCGATGATGGCCGCGCTCGGGACATCGCCGGGGATGATGATCTCCCATCCGCGCAGGTCGCTGGCCTTGTGCATCCGGTCGACCGCGTCACACACGGGTAGGCACAGGTGCTCGTGACGCTCGCGCCCCACCCACACCTTTGTGTGCCGGTCCACCTCAAAGTGCACGGCCACGATCGTCTTGTACCCGCGCCCCAGCAGCTCGGTCATCCACTGGTGCGTCGCCGACTCGTTGGGCAGCAGGGGCATGGCGAACACCGCCTGGGCGAGCTGCACCTTGTCTGTGAGACGTGCCCCGGGGAAGCACGCGGGCAGGCCGTGCAGGCCGCACGCCCTGATCCGCTCCGCGTCCTTGCCGTCGGTCAGGTGAACGAGCGCAGGCATAGGCCAGTGTGCCCCGAACACGGTCAGGCCGGGTCTAAAGCGGCCT includes the following:
- the pyrE gene encoding orotate phosphoribosyltransferase; amino-acid sequence: MDKASLARQIAEIAVLRGTFTLRSGKTSNYYLDKYLFSTRPELLKGLAPLFAERIRAVEQRLNKKVDRLAGAELGGIPLVTISSLETGLPCLFVRNKKKDYGTSKQLEGVLNKGDRVVLVEDVATTGGQALEAVSVLRDLGAEVLAVIATIDRLEGARENVESAGLVFDSLFTKAELGV
- a CDS encoding PAC2 family protein, yielding MAKKPETTPRKKKPEGPRPWMVAAWPGMGNVAVIAAGYLVQELEMRPVAELFPRGHFDIQQVTVKEGVIVPPHMPRSVIYKWKNPVQGGRDLYVFLGEAQPTSGTYSFAHELLDRAAELNIERVITFASLASQLHPSSEPRVVGAATDQAMLDELKRLEVRTLEDGQIGGLNGVILGAASQLGISGMCLLGEIPFFAAAVPNPKAASAVLDVFNVLGGVSIDMDELNGHAKAVEEALVELMERMKQTERGVELEEIEDDEEPEIEEGGEATGIIEKPEPVKDAPERRGDPVERGGAEREPKLLDFSTKNRIEQMFVEARKDRGRAMRLKDELDRLGAFKQYEDRFLDLFKRAE